The genomic stretch TCCAACTAACCTTATCCAGGCAGTCGGTCTTGCAGACGCCTGGGCACAAGCCGTGAATTTTGTCATGAAGCACGGCATGGAGATAAAGACCGAGTACGGCCCAATGTCAAGGGATATCTGTTCTGCAATAGAGATCCGTGACCCGTATGCAGAACCCATGCTGCATCCCCAGTTCCCTACAAAAGAGTTGCATGTTAAGGAGTACCTGAAGCAGTGGGAGAGGGAATATGACTGGAGAAAGCAGGGATTTGAGTATAATTACATGGACAGGCTGATAAATTATCCATCTCGCGGAAAGGATGTTGACCAGTTGAAGGCAATAAGGGACCTGCTCCCCCAGGGCGTATCGCGCCGCAGGCAGGCTATTACATGGATACCGGAACGCGACCTTTTCGTAAAGGAAGACCAGCCATGCCTTCAGCGCCTGTGGGTCAGGGCGCTGGGTGAAGGAAATGCCGAGATGCATTGCATGTGGCGCTCGCGCGACCTGTTTGCTGCATGGAACAGCAATATGGTCGGTTTGCTTACCATGATAAGACGGGAGGTGCTAGACCCCAACAACCTGAAACTTTTAAAGGTGGTAGATTTCTGCAATTCGCTGCATATCTATGAGGCGGACTGGGAAGAGGCATCGAAGGTTAAGCCTCTGCCGAAGAGCCCGCAGATGATGAGGTAATAATATTGTCTAAATGAATATCTTATCTGAATACTTTCCATCCGATACTTCGAGAGAATCCCTTCTTGCTGCACAAAGGATTGTAGCCAGGAAAGCGAAAATCAAAGATGATGTCGGCGATCTTCGACTTATCGCGGGCGTGGACCAGGCATTTGTGAAAGATAAAATCATCTCAGGGATAGTTGTCCTGGATTATGGTTCGCTTGATGTTGTCGGGAGTGTTCATTCTGTCGAAACAGTGAGCTATCCCTACATCCCAACATTCCTGAGCTTCCGCGAAGGGCCAGCAATTGTTAGCGCTTTTAGAAAATTGAAAAATCCTCCCGACATTCTGATGGTGGACGGCGCCGGGATAAATCACCCACGCTTCGCAGGTATTGCCACACACATAGGAGTCGCGCTAAACGTACCAACAATCGGCATTACCAAAAAGATTCTCTGCGGGAAAGGGGTTGAGCCCTCGCAAGAAGGAGAGGCGTCGCCTCTTGTCCATGAAGGCAAGATAGTCGGATGGGTGTTAAAATCCAGAGAGAAGACCAAGCCAATCATCGTGGCACCCGGTCACAGGGTTTCGCTTGAAAGCTCACTTTCGATAGCGAAGGCATGCCTTCACGGGCATAAGCTCCCGGAGCCTGCAAGACTTGCCCATGAGTACGTGAACGAGCTAAAAAGAAAACTTTCTGAATCTCTATTTTAACCAGACCACTTTTGGTTCTATTTTTTCGGGCATGGAAGTTTTGCTTTTTGGATAACCGAATATCAGAGGTGCAATAGCTTTATAGCCGTCCGGGGCGCCCAGTTCCTTCAGCAATTCTTCATTCATCAGGGCAGGGAGAACACCTCCGATCCAGCAGCTCCCGATCCCTTTTGAATGGGCGGCAAGCATCATATTCTGGGCTGCCATTGAACAATCGAAATCAACGGTCGGTGCGCTCTTGTTGCCGAGAATAATCACAAGGACAGGTGCATTATAGAACATATCCGTGCCTTTTGTTTTAAGAAAGACGAGGAAATCTCTTGCCTTTTGAGAACTATCTTTCATTGGCTCAAGCAGAGGGATCATGGATTTCTTCCCGCTTTCCGATATCTTTCTCATTGCATCTTTATTTTTTATCACAAGAAAGCTCCATGGCTGCGTATTGAAACCGGTTGGCGCATACCTGGCACAATCGATGAGGAATTTGATCTCATCATCCGGGATCTGGTCTTGCTTAAATTCACGAACACTGCGTCGTGTTTTGATCATTTCAATGATGTCTTTCAAAATAACACCCCACGATTAATTATCCTTCATTTCAATTATACTTTTCCTGACAAAACCAATCCACTCCGAAAATCCTTCCCCCGTCTTAAGGCTCATTTTCAGCACATCAATGCGCGGATTGATGGTACGGGCATCCCTCACCATTTTGTCTGCATCAGCATTTACAGCTTCAGCAATATCGATTTTATTCACTATAATTAAGGCTGCGGCACTGAAGATCAGGGGATGCTTTTCCACGATGTCGTCGCCTTCGCTAACGCTCACAATTACTACCCGTTTATGCTCACCAAGTTCATAGTCGGTGGGGCAGATGAGATTCCCCACGTTCTCTATGAAAAGGAGGTCAATAGAGTCAAGCGGCAGACTTTCAAGCCCATGCTCGACCAGATGCGCATCGAGGTGGCATTCTTTCCCTGTGTTCAGCCCGATTGTCGGAATCCCATACTTTTCAAATCGTGCAGCATCAATTCTTGCTATCACATCGCCTGCGATGGCGCCTATCCTGTATTCGCTGCCAAGCCGCTCGATCGTTTTCTCTATCAATAATGTCTTTCCAGAACCGATTGCGCCCATTATGTTAAAAGCTGTAATTCCATGCCTTGAAAGATCATTGCGAGTTTTGCTCGCTATCCTGGAATTCTCTCCAAGAACGTCATAATTAATAGAGATATCCTCGATGGTATGCATATTAAAAAAATCGAAAGGGAGGTCTAATTCCTCTTTTATTCTAAACCATATCCTTGAGATTGAACTTGTATGGGCCGAGGGTGCCGCCATAGTTCCCTGCGCTTATCTTTTTGACACCAGGGATCTTCACTGCAGCGGCTATTCCGGCTTTCATGGATCTGCTGATGTCGTCAACGCTCAGGCCATTGATAACGATCTCATAAATGGCATTTACATTTGCGGGCACCTTCGTATCCTTAATTTTTGCCTTGAGCGAAGGGCTGAATTTCTCGTTCGTGGTGGCTTTCATGAACTTGTAGTTCGTGAAGCCCACTTTTGAGCCGCTCGCCACTATTCCGCCGGGGAAAGGGGTTATCGTGCCATCCTGCTGGGCTATCGCATCCACGGCATTCTCGGCCGCTGCAAGGGCAGCCATCTGGTTATCGGCCATTATGAAGAAATTCCCGCCTGCAATGCCTTCCTGCGCGCCGATGCTGTGCTCTGCAATGAAATCGCCCTGCATCATAGGTATCTTATATGCTTTCCTTCCTCCAATATTGGTCTCTGATTCAAAGCCATCCCCGAAGAACTTGAGCTTGAAACCAGTATCGAACTGTTTTTCAGCGTTGGGTAAACCGTTCCACATTGCTGCGGTTGGCGCGGTCAGGACGCACTGGCCCAGCCTCTTCAAAAGCTGCTCTTCGAGGGCTTTGAAGCCGAACGTACATATCTGGATATATGCTCCAGGCCTTCCATCCGGCGTTTCATTGCCGTTTACGACTTTCTCGACGCCGGCCTCGGCCGGGCACATTATTACTGAAGTCCCAAAACCTGTTGCTTCCTGCGCCGCAACAAGAGCCCATCTCTTGGTTGCACCTGTGATCAAAATTCTTGCTATCTTTATCGGAAACGCTTCCGCGAATGTATCTTCTATTTCTATTCCATTAAGTTCCATTTTATATCCCTCACTTTGATGAAACCAAGATATTCATCCCTTTCAAAAAGGTTCATCAAACAAATCTTTGTTTTTTATGTATTACCTGATATATGCTTCGAAATGTTTCGAGCAGAAGAAAAGAAAATAAAACGTTTTTCTATTTGGCAAATTCTTCCATGGCGCGGCTTGCAAGTTCATGCATTCGCACTGAAGTCCTCCCGGCTCCGGAGAATTCATCATGGGACATTATGGACGCAATCTCCTTACCAAGCACGAAGATTGCATGTTTGTGTTCGGCTTTACTGCGATGCACATGTATGGGGCTTATTTGAAGAGACCGGTATTGGGAAAACTCTCCCTCTCCTTTTTCCTCAAAAAACTTTTTCATCTGCACCATCAGTGTGTGTAGCTGAATCAACTCTTCTTTGTGTATAGAACCGCCTCCTATCTTTGCGTAACTGCGGGCACAGCAGTTGTATGTCTGTTCACATTTATTCGATACTAAAACCATTTGCACGGAAGACGCCTTCCTACCCAATAGACTTAAAGTTTCCGATTTAATCTTAATGATTCATCGTGACTATTTAATTTTATGGTGTCACTATGATTTTCAGGTGTTGGAAACGCGGATATTCCTTGATATAAACGCCGTATGTTCCTGGTTGACTGAACGTGTAGTTAAACTGGGCACGATTCCATCTTAATATCGCTCTTGTATTGTTTGTCCATAAGCCCTCCTCATTCACAATGGTTAGCTTTTCTTCAGGACTGGTGGCATCATTTATCCATATTATGGAATCTCCTGAATTAATGGTAATTGTTCTATTATAAACATCATACTTGACCGGCCTTGAAGAATTGCTAACTATCCTGGGAAAACCATAATAGTTATCAACGTCGGAATAATAAAAAACCGAAACTCTGGCAATTGTTGGGGTCGGCGTAGGAATGGGAATGGTTGGCATAATCGTGGGCAATACGGTCAGGGTCGCTGTTGGAGTTTCTGTTGGGGTCGGAGTACGGACAGGCGCATTAACACATCCAAGGACAGAGGAAAATAAGATTATAAGAATTAATGAAATTAACTTAATATTTTTCAAATCATTCACCTGTCTCGTAATATCATTGTTCATAAATAACTCTATCGATTTGTTCTCTGATAGCGATTTAATCAGAGAAGTTTATTATCATTGCCTAACATGAATCACATGTATGGATAATGAAGAGAAAAAAGAGATGAAATGGATCTATGAAGAGATCGTGGGAAGGATCCCTCCATTTTCCCTGCTTTCGTATCAATACAGCATACTTCTCCAGTTGCTCTTCCTTCTGGTCCTCGGGCTTATGCTTGGGTTCATTTTCAATCTGGAGCCTATCGCTCTCTTTTATGGTTCTCTGGCAATACTTGTGGCGGTGTTATGGAGCCGGCTTATCCTCCAACTTGGCCCAACTCTTCGAAAATTCAGGGCGCCACTGAGCAGGGATGAAAATGAGCTGCTTGAGAGGTACAAAGGAATTCTTTTCCATCGGAACCATTACGAAGCCATCCCCGGACTTGCCATTTTCATTCCATTCATGGTTTATCTAATATATTTTGGATCGCACTTATTGGAATACTGGCTGGGAAAAAACCCGAATCTCATATTGCTTCTGTTCGTGAGCCTTCTCATCTGGGACATCTGTTACAGGATGGGGCTCGGCATATGGACTTCCATACTTGCGCTCTGGCGATCCGTCCGGCTCAAAAGGCTTGCAGAAAAAAGGACTGAACTTGAGCATACGCCATATACCGAACTGCGCTCCCTTCGAAAACTCGATACGAATAATGTGCTCTTTGGAATGATATCACTTCTGCTATTACCTGTTCTGCAAACTGACAATTTTCTCGTAACGATAATAGTTGTTTTCATGGTCTTTGTCACTCTTATATCTGTTATTTCAGCCTACATAATCTCAAAGGTGCCCTGGCTTCCTCCTGATATATACAATCTCGTAAAAGAGTCCAGTTTCGCTTATGTTGGAACCTCTCTCAAAGGCGTCCCGCATGTCACTCCTGTGGTTTATATTTTTGACGGGCAGAAAATTTTTTTTAACACCTCAAAAGAGGCAAAAAAATTGAAAACAATGCGCGAAAACAATAAGGTGGCTTTCTTAATAGATAAAAGGGATATGAGCAACATCTACGAGAACAAAGCCGTATTATTCACAGGCGAGGTAAAAATCTACGGCTTGCTTGATATTCCTCTGAAATTCATCCAGATGCTTGGGGCTGTCCACCTTTTCATAAAAAAATATCCTGAATACACAAGAAAATATTCGACTTCAGAATTGCCAAAAGCCTGGCAGTTGACCCCTATTATCGCAAGAATACTTGTAGAGGTAAAACCGGTTAAGATCATTTACTGGAGAGGCGCAAAACAGATCAGTGTTCCGGTGTGATATGAGAATACCTGATGAAATGCTGAACATATTATATGGTAATTATTTCGGCTATTTATGCACAAGCGATAGCCTTGATCAGCCGCATCTTACCCCGGTATTTTTCGTATTTGTTGAACATTCCATGAAAATATTTTTCATCACCAATGAGAAATCAAAAAAGGTGGGGAACATTTCCGAAAACCCCAATATCAGCATAACCGTAGATATTCGAGATCCGATAAATCCATTCAACAATGAAGGGGTCATGGCACAAGGCAAAGCGGAGATTACGGAGAGAGGGCCCATCTATTTCCTGCCTGAAGAGACGCTTCAGCTTTACCGTGATATTTACCTGGAATTCAAGAGCAAATACCAGGCTGTAATAGAGAATCGACCTCTGGGAGAGAATGATGTGATAGTTCAGATCAGCATCGAAAAAATGGTTTACTGGAAAGGACCTCATTTTAAATCCGTGCGAATCAAAGAAGGTAAAGTAATGTGATGTATATCGATACCTGCACTTCGCGTAATAAAATGTTCTCGCGGATAACGCCAGGATCAAGAGTGCTGGAAATTGGCTGCGAATCCGGCAGGCTTGCGAATCTTCTGACACTTAAGAAAAAATGCATGGTTTATTGCGTCGAGAAAGATCCGGTAATGGCAGTAATTGCGGGAAATAAATGCGTGGAGATACACAATATTGATGTTGAGAATACCGATCTCCCATTTGAAACTGGATTTTTCGATTACATCATCCTTGGAAATGTCCTTGAACATATGAGGGAACCCGCTGAAGTACTGTCCAGACTTAAGAAATTTCTTTCTGACAAAGGTTTCCTGATATATTCTGTCCCGAACATCGTCAACTGGCATTCGAGAATGACCATTTTTTTTGGGAAATTTGAGTATGCGGAAAGCGGTGTTTTTGAGAAAAGCCATCTGCGTTTTTATGATCTCAACTCTGCAAAAAAGCTTGCAAGTGACGCAGGATACATTCTTATCTGGCTGGATGTTACACCGAGTATCTATCTTTTTAAAGAGAGATTGAATTTCTTATGGTACAGGCTTGCAGTGCTCTGGAAGAACCTTTTCGCCGACGAGTTCATTATTCAGGCAAGAAAAGCAGTGCAGCTTTAAGAGTACATGGGGTTGTAGCTCTGGCGAAGCGCCATGCCTATCTGCTCAATGAAAATCTCGGGAGGCTGCGCGCCCATGAACGACGTGTCCTCATTTATCACAATGGTCGGAACGCTCATCACGCTGTATCTCTGGGCAAGATACGGGAATTCCGTCATCTCGATCACATCGGAACGAATGAATTCATTTTCAATGGCGAATTGGTGCGCGATCCTCGCCGCTCTCGGGCAATAAGGGCATGTTGGTGAAACAAACACCTGTATATGGACTGGTTTTTGAATCTCGGCCAGCCTTTTCTTTATATTGTCGGGTAAGGATGTGCTGCCTCTAGATGCATCCAATATATCCTCAATTATAACAGGAAACTCATAACCCGCGGGAACACCGTAATACCTGATGTGGTAATCTCTTTTTCCCACAATTGCGATGGCCGGGATATTTTTTATGTTGTATTTGAGGTCTTCATCGCCATTTAATACGAAATCATAAACTTTTGTTTTTATCCTTGGTGATAAAGTCCCCAGTTCAAGCACTATATCGCGCGCTTCCTTGCAGAACTGGCACTCCAGCTCCTGAGTGAAAACTATGAGCTCAACATCTCCGGTCAGTTTATCCAACTGCTTTTTTATCAGTTCTTTCTGGGCAGGATTGAGGATCATGCATCTTATTCAACAGATTTAAGAAGTTTTTCTACCCTCTCGAAGACTGTTTTCATCTCTTTCAGCTCCGACAGGATCATATAACTTAAGTAAATGGATATCAGGCCAAGAATTGCTACCACAATTATCAGTGCATATACCGACCATTGCGTGCTTGAATCCGACAGCCATGGCATCATCTGCATATTTTTCCTCCTACTTTGTTAACTCCTTAATCATACTTAATGACAGTATTAATTCAAAATTCTTTGCTTTGTAAAATTTCTTTGTATAAGGCGGCTCTTCAAAATGTCTTATTTCGCTCTCCACAAGACCTGCGTTTTCAAGTTTTTTTAGGTGCAGGTATAGAAGTGGACGTGATACTCCCACTTCCTTGGCAAGTTCTGAGACATAGCATTCATCCTCCGCAAGAACAGCCATAATGGAAAGGCTCACCTCGTTCCCGAGCGCATTTAATATTTCTGAAAGAGCTTTTTTATCCAATGGTTCACCAATTAACTAAAAGAATCTGAAAATATTTAAAATAAAAGGGATCTATCTTTTAGCCTTCTATAAAAAGACTGGAAGTTTACTCAACCTCCAGTATTCTTAAAAAACCTCCGTGCCATGTGTGATACCAAACTGCACCAGTGTAACTGTTGACACTCAGCATTCCGTAGATCTTGCCGTCTTTCGTCACTTCAATCGTGTAGTAGCCATAAAAAGCATCCGCATCGCTAACTTTTGTTCCTGGCAGCGCCCTGTCGAGGTAGCTCTGGGCGAGAACCAGCGCCTGCTTTTCTGTCACATTTGCCTGTGCCTGCGTATTCCAGCCCATGTGCCCGTATTTAGTGTTCCACATCATGTTGGGACCCATTTCCGGCATAACTGCGCCCGTATATTTATTGACCAGAAGCTCAAAGGCATATTTATCCGTGCTTTTCTCCTTTACACCCGCATAGAAATTGTTCTCAAATTCCATGACTTCTGAAAGTTTAAGATCAATATTGCCCGAGGCGGTAAGATGTTGTTCCACTGCTTTTTTCGCATCTTCGATGGTTATGGATGTTGAATTCACCCCGGCATAACCGCCGCAGCCATAGCTGCCATTACCATAGCTTGCACCATATCCCATCATTCCGCCGCCCATCATCCCACCCGTATAACCATTTCCATATCCAGAGCCCATCATTCCAGACGCATTTCCGTAGCCGCCCATCATACCTTTTCCATCCCCAGCGCCGGATCCCATCATTCCGCCGTCCATCATCCCACCCGTATAACCATTTCCGTATCCAGAGCCCATCATTCCATACCCGGCTACATTTCCATAGCCGGCCATCATGCCATTACGGAACCCGCCATAGGAAGGTCTTGCGACCACATAGCCTGCTCCCAGCACGATAATGATTGCTGCTACCGCCGCAATTGTTTTCATGTTCATATATTTCACCTTTAATTACTTATTTCATATGTAAGTTTTTCTTACATTATATAATTTATATTACTAAGGTATAAAGATTTCGTCGTTTTGACTGATAGCAAAAAAAACATAAGGATTTTAAGGGATTAAGCCTTTATCGGGCGAAAGGAAGTATTTGAATGGAAATCCAGAGACCCCGCGGCACACGTGATTTTCTCCCCACAGAGATGGCAAGGCGAAGGTATGTCGAGAACAAACTGCGTGAGGTTGCAGAGAGGTGGGGATACGGGGAAATTAAGACGCCCACTTTTGAGCATATCGAGCTTTTCACCATAAAGTCCGGGGAAGGCATACTGGGCGAGATTTACAACTTCAGGGATAAAGGGGACCGCGAGATCGCACTGCGCCCGGAACTCACTGCGCCCGTGGTAAGGATGTACGTAGAAGAACTCCAGAGGTCGCCAAAGCCCCTGAAATTCTATTATTTTGATAACTGTTTCAGGTATGAGCGCCCCCAGAAAGGGCGCTTCCGCGAGTTTTTCCAGTTCGGCGTGGAGATCATAGGCAGTTCACGTCCGGAGTCAGATGCTGAGGTCATCGGGCTGGCTGTAGAAATGTTAAAAAGCGCAGGTGTAAAAGGAGACCTGCACGTAGGGCATCTCGGCATAATCAGGGCTTTGCTGAAAGATACGCTGCCCGAACTTCAGAGCAAGATAATGAGGCTAGTAGATAAAAAAGACGACAAAGGTCTTGAGGAATTCCTTGATGAGATAAATGCTCCTGATGACGTGCGCGGGAAGCTATTCCGCCTCATAGGGCTTCGCGGGATCAATGCAGTGCCTGAAGCGCGGCAGCTTGTGGGCGATATAGAAGCTGTTTCGCAGTTCGAAGAGCTCCTTGATCTTCTGGACATCTACGATCTTGAATATCAGGTGGATCTCGGTATTGCAAGGGGTCTTGACTATTATACAGGTATGGTATTTGAGATATACTGCGAGGGACTCGGCGCACAGAACCAGGTTTGCGGGGGAGGTTCGTACCGCCTTGCACAGTTGTTCGGGGGGGAGGACACACCTTCTACAGGTTACGCCATCGGATTTGACAGGATCATGGAGATTTGTGAAGCTAAGCCCGCAGAAATAAAACGAATAGTGGTCGTATCGTTTGATGACACGCGAAAGGAGGCAATTGTTATCGCAAAGAATCTGAGAGAGCATGTCTCGACATATCTGGACGTGATGGGGCGCAAGTTCAAGGATCAGATTTCCTATGCCAACACCATAGGCGCAAGCCATGTGGTGATTGTTGGGAAGAACGAGCTTGATGCAGGGAAGGTGGCGCTCAAGGATATGAAGACTGGCGAGCAGGAGCTGGTGACGATGGAGGAAGTGGTGGGGAGAATGATTACATAGATTTTAAGCTTTCGATATTCTCCTTTACAATTTTAGCGCTTCTAACATCCTTTAACTCTTCAAATAAATCTAGCGACATCTGGTCAGCCATTTCAATACAACCATACATCCCCTCTCCCGATTAAGTATAAATACAAGTTATACCAGACATAAACATTGGAGCTAATCAAAATGGAAGCCATAATGAAAGTAGGTCCCAAAGGGCAGGTAGTAATTCCTCAGGAAATCAGGCACGCTCTGAACATCTATCCAGGATCAAAGGTGCTGTTCAGGTTAGTCAATAAAAAATTGGAGATAGAAAAACCTCCACAGGACGCAATAGCCATCTTCAGAGAAAGCGCAAAAGGCATGGGTAAACTCAAGTTCCATCCTCATGAAGCGTATGAAGAGGAACTGGAAGAGAGGATAAATTGAATTATTTTGATTCAAATCTGATTATCTACGCAATGCTGGATGAAACAGAAATTGGAGAGTGGGCAAGAGGGTTACTGGAACGTATGCAGAATGAGGAGATGCCTGCATGTACTTCTTTTCTCACGTTCGATGAGGTTTTTTATAAGGTGAATAAAGTCAAAGGCTCTGGCGTTGCCATTAAAAACCTTGAAGCCTTCTTAACCATGCCAAATATGAGGTTTATCGATGTTAATGATGGTGTGATATGGAAATCTCTTGAACTTATCAGGGAATACCAGCTTCTACCGAGAGATTCCATACATGCAGCAACGGCTTTTATTGCAGGCGCAGAGACCATCTTTTCAGAGGATACGGATTTTGATAACATCCCGGGTTTAAAAAGAACATGGATGTTCTAAAATATATTCTCACACCCGCACTGCCACACCCTTTCTCTTTAGATACTCCTTTGCCTCGCCAATCGTGTACTCTTCGAAATGAAAAATGCTCGCCGCAAGCGCAGCATCCGCTTTTCCTTCGGTGAATGCCTCGTACATATGCTCGAGATTCCCCGCGCCTCCTGAGGCTATTATGGGAATATCAAGAGTCTCGGAGAGCGTTCTTGTAATAGGAAGATCATACCCATCCTTCGTGCCGTCCCTGTCCATGCTTGTAAGAAGTATCTCGCCAGAACCGAGTTTTTCCACTTTCTGCGCCCACTGCACGGTATCAAGGCCGGTAGGCGTCCTGCCCCCGTAGATGACGACCTCGTACCATGCTTTTGTTCCATCTTCAAGTTCGATAATTGTTTTATCCCGGTTGTCCCTGAGATCGGTATTGCGCCTGCAGTCAATCGCGGTTACGATACATTGGGAGCCGAATATTTCCG from Candidatus Methanoperedens sp. encodes the following:
- the hisF gene encoding imidazole glycerol phosphate synthase subunit HisF, encoding MLTKRIIPCLDVTLDKKGGCVVKGIEFVNLKEAGDPVQLAKKYNEQGADELVFLDITASHERRGTMIDVIERTADEVFIPLTVGGGISRSDAIRSILRAGADKVSVNTAAVKSPDFVKESAEIFGSQCIVTAIDCRRNTDLRDNRDKTIIELEDGTKAWYEVVIYGGRTPTGLDTVQWAQKVEKLGSGEILLTSMDRDGTKDGYDLPITRTLSETLDIPIIASGGAGNLEHMYEAFTEGKADAALAASIFHFEEYTIGEAKEYLKRKGVAVRV